In Parasphingorhabdus halotolerans, a single window of DNA contains:
- a CDS encoding glutathione S-transferase family protein, with translation MTYTLITANRNYSSWSLRPWVLMTALDTPFKDVIIYFEEDNYERFREFTPNGQVPCLKDNDLTIWDSLAIMEYLAERHEGCWPEEAKARMWARCAAAEMHGGFAPLRNICPMNIGVRARLHKIEKPLQRNLDRISELFAQGLESFGGPWLAGDTFTIVDAFYAPVAFRVRSFDLGIGPIGREWVDQIIAHPAMQHWEAQALAETEREIHHEEEIAAVATVIEDFRV, from the coding sequence ATGACTTACACATTGATCACTGCCAATCGCAATTATTCCAGCTGGTCGTTGCGCCCCTGGGTGTTGATGACCGCGTTGGACACTCCATTCAAAGACGTGATTATCTACTTTGAAGAAGACAATTACGAGCGGTTTCGGGAGTTTACGCCCAATGGGCAAGTGCCCTGCCTGAAGGACAATGATCTGACGATTTGGGATTCACTGGCGATCATGGAATATCTCGCAGAGCGGCATGAAGGTTGCTGGCCAGAAGAGGCCAAAGCGAGAATGTGGGCGCGATGTGCGGCGGCAGAAATGCATGGCGGTTTCGCGCCGCTCAGAAATATCTGCCCGATGAACATTGGCGTACGGGCAAGGTTGCACAAAATTGAAAAACCTCTCCAACGCAATCTGGACCGCATCAGCGAGCTGTTTGCGCAGGGTCTGGAAAGCTTCGGCGGCCCGTGGCTGGCTGGAGACACATTCACTATTGTTGATGCCTTCTATGCTCCAGTCGCATTTCGGGTGCGATCCTTTGATCTGGGTATCGGCCCCATCGGCCGGGAATGGGTGGACCAGATCATTGCCCATCCCGCTATGCAACACTGGGAAGCGCAGGCGCTTGCCGAAACGGAGCGGGAAATTCATCATGAAGAAGAAATCGCAGCTGTTGCGACAGTGATTGAGGATTTTCGGGTTTAG